From the genome of Stigmatopora nigra isolate UIUO_SnigA chromosome 2, RoL_Snig_1.1, whole genome shotgun sequence:
TGATGAAATGGCATCAACAGAAATGTGTTAGGGTCAGATATTTGTTTTCACAATACTACATAGAGCGCTGAGAACAAGAATGGGGAAATAAATTGGGACTTTACCTGGAAACAGGCTCAATGGGAAAAGGTAAGGTGACCGTTCTGATGAATGGAAAGATGCATGTGAAATCCAGCTTGATGACTGGATCTCTGATGATATTTCCTATAGCACGAGGTTCAGATTGAAGACTCAATGTGTATGTGACATGGGTGAAGTTTTTCTAAAGAGAAACATGCATAAATTATGAAATGAGCTATAAATGAATTGGGCAAATCACTGTTGGACTTTGCAACGCTGACACACCTCAAGTGACTTGCCTCCGCAGCtgatgtattcatttttgcTAAGCTTGACCATGTAGTAGGGAAATTTGTTGATAACTTCCCTATACGCCTTGCACGATTTATTGGGCAGGTGCAAAGACGTCACCGGCGTGTTGTAGTATAGGAAGAACTCCTCTCGTGCTCGGACTCCCATGTACTTTTTGGTGCAAAATACTTTGATGTGTGCATCTGTAGAAATAAAAGGGGTTTGTACAACTAGAATATGTAACAGTCAGTTCAATCATTCAATCAAAACACttgaatcattatttttttagcaatactATAATGGCTTTGACTTAATGTCAGATCATTAACTTGAATTTACTACATTTGAGGGTTGCAGTGATGTCCAATACTTTTTGCATTGCGTAGCAATAAGTTATCTAAATAATCACTACAAACAACATGCAAAAGTATGAAATTGCATTTCATAAAAGcctatgcattttttcccaaaagagaaatgttttttaaaatggctGGAAGGGTTTGCcatttttactatttaaaaattCTATGAATCACCAAATAacaattttgagaaaatttgaACCCCATGGTTAAAAAACCTCAAAAATCCCTTAAAACATTCACATTCTTTTGGATCTGCTCACTAAACACTgataactatttaaaaaataaaatgtcaatatttatgATCTATACTTCAGtgtgagtacatttttaaacaatttagtcaatcacaaaaaaagtattaacaaaTACAAATGCCATTTATCGAATGAGGCCAACACGAAATCAGGGCAGGTTTTGCACCTACTTATAGGTGCCACAAGCAATATGACAGACGGAACGACGCGTCAAAACGACGGGTCAAGCCTCTCGAAAAACGCCCAATTACTTGTCTTTATTTTGGATAATTATAACTATAATATTGCCCAACCCAAATAATAGAGTGCTTAAAACAAAAACTACCTTTGTCACAGTGGTCATCATAAAACCCTTCCAGGCACTTGCAAGTGCTCTTGTCTCTGGACAGTGCGCATCTTTCTGGCTTGGTGGCACAAACCTCCACGTCGCAGATTCCTGATCACATAATTCACAGTGACACAAACGTATTTTGCACGACGCTATCACAATAGTTCGGAATTACCTTTAACTCGGCGTAGTGCAAAGCCAACAACCAGCAATAGGAGAAGAGTCAGCTGTAGTGAAGATGAAATATCGAAACACCGAAAACTAATTTGCATATTGttcattatcatttttatcaCTGTGGTGAATAGCCACAAAACAaggtgacacaaaaaaaatcaagtcgcACTCACCTTGCAGTTGTTTAAAGTCATTCTTGTCGTTCTTGTGCAggtaaaaagtaatttaaatttTAGTTGAAAAACGTATTGGCATTCAAACCTCCTGTTGTCAGCGTCTTCATCACCGGACGTCCTGCAATTAAAAACACCTGGGCTCTGCCATGGTGGTAAACATCCCTAAATTAGACTCACTCTGACTTTTATATCCTGGTATTGTTCAATATAATGATTAAATGTATCATTACCAAACCTATTTTGTGACATGTATTTGCTCATTACCCAAATTATCTAATGTTTtttatactaataataataaaaaagaatgaaGTTGAATCACTCATTCAATCGTTCACTTAGTCTTTGGCTGTATTTTTTATCAGTAGATATCAGTATAATGCTCACTTGATGAAATTTCAATATATTGTTTCATTTGGTCATTGGGCCACCTGAttccaaatatataaataaatgtatatgtattatatagtATTTAACTTAGTGCCTGCCATTGAACAatggacatccaattcatttaaatgaagTGGACTACCTGTGGATGCTGAAATGGCTATGCCATTGACGagactagacgtccaattcattttgactaggCAGGCAGGCATAGCAGAAATCGTTCACAGCCAACCatcctagtcaaaatggattggacgtcaagccctgtcaatgtcagccaatgagttaaatgagcgGCCAATAAAGGGTTAAGGCACACGGCAGTGGAAGATCATGCTTCAGTATTTCAGGCTTGATCTTGCAGCATTGATGACCTGCAAAGATACTTCATCAATCACTAGTGCTCTATTAACCACAACCTCTTCTGCTCCTGTCACTAACAGATGGAAGACGAGCAATGATGGTTTCTGGGTAAATGGCCCCTTGTAGCCTATGGGCATGTGACACAAAGTGGCACACTTATTCCTTCTTTTGGAACGCTGTCATTTCCAATGGGCcaataatatgaaaaatattgttacatATCGCGTATGTGTGTGCAGGAGTTGTATAAGGAAGGCCTGGTAGAGTAGATATTTTTAAGAATTATTATTTGAAATAGAACAAGAAACATTACATTCACAAGTCGGCAAGATCATAAGAAAGAATTCAATGTACCAATTTATTCATTACGATGAAATTTGACTTTGATGTGCCCACACATTCATGCAAATTCATTTGTCATTCTATTCGCATTATGATAGAcagaattcagaaaaaaatacaccattGCTTatcagacaaaagaaaaaatcttgTTAGTTCCTTGTCGATTGTGGTGCAGTGCCACCCTGGTGTTGTGAAATAGCCGGCTTGTAGGCGGTGTCTGTCATCGGCCTGATTCACAACACCAGCTGGGGCACACGCACCTGAGGGACGAGTCTTCTGCTGCAGGATGCTTGCATCATTTTCTAAAGGAGTGAACTGTCCATAACGGAAGATGACATCAAGTGTTGTGCCTTGTCTATGTGGGAAAATACAACAGGATTAGCAGAATGGTGGCTGTTAGCTCAGTCTGTCTGTGGCCCTGATTGAACCTCATGTTTGTACAGTATGTGGAGCAGCACTGACAGAATGAGCCTCCATCTGTGTTCTCTCAGGCCAGTCTAAAGGATAAGAGTGTGAGCCATACTGAATAGTTGAGcggatggtggtggtgtgggTGTTGCTTAACAAGACGATGGCAGTCAGTCAATGATTGTCAAAACACATTCTTCACACCATCTCTATTTTCATGGCTGGACTGAGCATTAAAGAAAACCCGACTGTATCCTGCAACGTATGAAGGAGCTTTCCATTTCCACACTTGCAATACCTGCAAATTTGCATTCTCCTGAAACAATTCTTTGTAGTTTTTATGAATTGGAATAAAGCACAACTGGCTACCCATGgagatagttttttttacccagagactcatttttcatttccaacTATTTTACTATCTTTCTGATAACCAGTTGTAACAGGTTTGAGGTTTCAACTTATTcctgaaaatacaaaaatgaggaaaacaaaatagaaaatgaagcTTCCAATAATAAAAGCGTTTAGACAGGTTTGAGTCTCAAGGGATGCATTGAACAAAGGTTCAATATTCAGAAGGGGAAATCAGTTTCACAGAAAATGTGCCGATTTCTTTCCAGAAATGATGAATGCAAGCAAATAAAGCAATTTCAATAAATCggccaaaataaaaaacaaaagtaaatgcaATATAAAGACAACGGAAAATaacttttatttcaaataatgtGCGGGAacaaatatgaaacagtacaatgtcaaaatgaatcaatgaaataAAGTAATGACAAACAAGACACAAACAATGAGTGTTTGCCTgatcaaaatgaaattataaaaaatgaGTGTGGGGTAATGGGTTGGTGTAACCAAAAGCATCCCATTGTTGTTAATAATTGCGTGTTATGACATCTCAGCTCATCAGTAATTCCATTTGCACAAGTCTGGCATTTGTGTCTCCTGCCATGTTGTAGGGAATCATTCCAGCAAAGGTGATCAGGGCTTGAGCTTGGCTTCGCAGCTGCTGTGAGGACAAGACACCGAGTGGAAATTAACAGACAAACGCAACTTCAATTCTGACGGGTCAAAAAATACCCCAACACAATAATGTTCGAGAGTCAGGAAAAGCAAAAGAATAGAGGGACGTTTATACAGGAACACTGACTGAATATCTATGAGTGAGAGCCTTGGACTGTATTTTCTTTCAAGCTCACCGTGTCTCTGTCATTCAATGTCCTCTGAACTCGTCCCGGGGTGCCAGCCGGTGCCCCCTTCAGACGCTTGTACTGAGTGTACAGGATGTTCATGGAGGCGAGTAGCACTTCTGAAAGGTTGTGACGCACCTGGTGAATcggtgggaggaaaaaaaaaatcaaaacaaaagaaagatgTATAACCCATGGCATTgtttctattttaatacaagaaCTCATCATCACCTCGTCACTGAAGCTTCTGAAAGCCGCCACTCTCTCCTCTACACTTTCCTGGTTAAGAGGCAGAAGCTTCAGCCGCTCCATAATCTAGTGGAGAAGACATTAAAGGTGTTAAACCTTACATATCGACTCTTTACGCTAACAACGGAAAAGCATTGTTTATCTTTAAAACGATGACAAATTCTGAAGCACTCACATCATATGCTCGATCAATGTGACCAGTGTGGTACTCATCGAAGAAGGTCATCAGATCCAGAAGCAAATAGAAAGTGCTGTCAATAAACTTGTCTCCTGCAATGCCTTGGGTCCGGTACCTATAAGACGAGGCACCCCAAAAATTAATCCTGGAAAAATTTCAAATAATGTGTAAAGTGGGTTTTCAGCGTATCCTGACCTCTCCGCGATAGCCACTGCGGTGTTCTTTAGCCTCTCCTTATTGGATTGAGGCGCACTGACCTGAGCAATGACAGGACTCAACAACCTGTTCATTAGCTCCAATACCTTGTCTGGATTCTTCTCGGAGCCAAGGCAAAAGGAAATGGCAGAAGGGTGTGAATGAGGTTTGGTGTGAAAGAAAGCAATCCTAAGATCAAGGAGGACTCACCTTGGCCAGCTCATAGAGTTTGACAGCTTCCTCAAATAAACCTTTGTTCTCAGCTTCCAAAGCCACTTTACTAATGATCGCTCTGGTGTCTCCGGCGAACTTGTCAATGACCCCAGGCTAGAGAGAGACAAAGATCAAATCAGGTACAGGTGGAAAGCACAATGCTGAACTTACACCGGGCCAAAATTCAAGTGGAATATTCCACAGTTTCCTTGAAAAAAAGTAATGGCTCACTTCaaacaaaaattgcaatgaattattttggggggaaacaaaaaaaaaatcttaccctCCTGCTTCCGTCCTTTTCCAATCGTCCAAGTAACATATCAAACTGCAATGGACAGAAATAATGACAGAAAGAAAATTTAAGTTTAATCTAGatccaaaaaataattgttatgACAGACAATGCAGAGTCAGCACATTAACATGCTATGGGCCACATCAAAATTTCATGCCCGTTTTTAACTCTAATGAAATGCTTGAAAACTATCAACAATGGACTTTTTTGAGGGACTGTTGGCTATTTTCCAAACTACGCTCACTTTGCATTTCTACATCATATTTGGTCTATTTATCATGTCTTGGGTGATCACTGAGATAGACCTTAGTTTATTCTGAAGCTTAAACTCGCCCATCCCtaattaaataaaagtaaattagTTGCCTTATTTCCTTATGCACATTTGTTTGTAAttaattgtccaaaaaatgtcttaaagaaATTAGTGCACTCACCTCACGACTCTCAATAACAAGTTCACTGACACATCGCATGAACATGCTTTCTCCCTGGCTGTCCTTCTCATTTCTGCAGAAGCAAATTGTGTGCATTACAAACCATTTATcacttgatttttaaaaataaatgccagTGAATTTACCgtaaaaagtaaaagtactGCAGGGCTTCGCGTGGATCGGTGGACTCAAATTTGCGAGTGTAGAGCATGAGCATGCGGATGAAGTTGAGGCGGCGCACAGTGGGAGGGTCACCGGGCTCTTGACTCACTGAACATAAATGACAATTCAAACAACAGGTCACCTTgaaccagttttttttgtgttttcttataCTCACGCAGTTGAGCACTCTGGCCAGAGGATTTCAGCAACAGGCGTAGCTCGTATAGAACCAAGGCCACGTGTACAGCATGGCTACGGAGCCTCTCAACGCGAAACAAGAAAGCCACAGCGGCCTCGAACTGAGCAGTCAGGAATAAGACTTGGAAATACAGGAATGGCTGTTGGCTTGCAGAGAAGTGGGATTCTCCTGTTGAATAATAGgaatgtgtgtaaaaaaaaaaagcttaaaaaggAACTACACACCTTTAGTGATTTGCTTTACATGTTAAAATGACAGAATTGCctttaactcaatggctgccattcacAATGACAGATGAGCAAGAGAATggtttttccattccatttaaatgagtttttcagTAGTAAatgccaatccatttgaactgggcgGTATGACAGTGATCCTTCATTTGCCAACCATCCCAGTTTGAATGGATTGGCcctctattgccatcaatgacagccaattaaTTCATAATTAACTGGTATTACATCAACAAAATAGTGACTTTTGTATATTGCCACCAACAACACTCAACAGATTAATAACCTTActgtttttactgtttttttttttttttaaatgtactcatTAGCTGCAGGACTGTCGTtgaatcaattttgactggcagGGCCAGAAGCAACAGAACGTGCATTGCTGTCAATGGACAAATaacatgatcactcaatgccaCCCATCccttttcaaatggatttgacctcttatcactgtcaatggcagtgaaggaGTTAAATGTCTATATTCCGCATTACCAAAGTAAAACAATCGACAAGATTCATGAAATGAAGCCTCTTTTACATGGTTGATACATCATAATTTGTGGCAGTACATACACACAACTTTACAATTGTATTGGAGACTTCAGTTTCTATACTTTACAATTAAATAAGTAACATACTGGGTTCACATCACAGAGGACCGCCCACACTTATCAAATAAGGGTGAAAACAGCCTGCTTCCATTAAACTCTGCATGCGAATCCATTTGCTGCACAGTCTGACATCGTCAAcgataaaaatgcaattaagaTGTATCAACGCTTTAAATGTATACCTAGAAACAAAGTCATACGTAATTACTTCCACAAGAACAGATTGAGCTATACTCCCCAGATCTAATAGTTCACCTTGTGAgagttttaaaatatgacaGCTAACATGTAAGAGGAAGACTTTTGAAGAATTTGCTAATGCACAGGTACTTAGTCATCAAGTTTACTTTTTAATTATAACACCTAATCCTCTTGCTGCCTCCAAGTTGGAGGAGTAGAACAGGGTGGACTATGTCAGCCATTTTAGAGCCTTATCTCAGACTGGCAGcgctttagttcaaaaagcactGAGCATACGAGAGAGAGCGCGCAATAATGACAagcgagggggaaaaaaggatgaGCGAGAAAGATAAAGAGAGTGGATGTTTGCGAAAGAGAAAATGTAAAGtggggggtggaaaaaaagggaggaaaagtCAGATGGTTGAGAAACAACACAGCATGTGTgaggagaatgaatgaatagacagGATGACAGAAGAGGACAGAGAGCAGGATGCGGAGAAGGAATGACAGGGAGAGGCCAAGTGAAGCGGGCGAGAGCTGAAAAAAACAGAgcagagaattaaaaaaaagctctgggCTGAGCGTCCCGCTGTTAAGCAAGATGGACGACAACGGGGAACACGGTGCCAGGCAACGGAGGGAGCCGAGGCACCGAGGGAAAACGGGATGGGGCTTGAGGCTGCGATTCCCGCTGAGCAGAGCGGCTGGAAGAAGCAACGTAAAAAAGCGTACCGTCTTATCGGAATGCAGCAGGATTTTTGTGAGAAGAGAGTCAGGGGAAAAAGCTGGTGAAAACACGGCATGCTGTCATttcagatgcagttttttttttacatttttttttagaaacgtTTTGGAAATATTTCATGTGAAAAGCCTCTGACAGTTGACATccgtgaggttttttttaacatcaccAAAGTCCCCAAAATAGAATACTCAGTAGTATAATCGTCAGGTCGTGATTAGAATATAGTAACTTATGGAGGGTGATGCAATGGATACAGTGTGGAAAGTAATTAAATATAAGCATTTGCCTACCTTGAATCTGAACATCAAACCACATTGTTACGGAAGCCAAACCCAAATTTCCCACCCTTTTCCCACAATATTGCACgcaaaaaaatgtagcaaataGTCACGAGCCCATTGAAAAGTTAAATAGTATTTTCAACTATGACTACAATTTTTGGtaattacaaaagaaaaaaaaacctaacctCATAACAAACTGGCTAAGAGCATTGTCTATAAATGCTCAAGTTGCAGTTCCAGCAGCAATAGACGTCTGATCCATTTAGACTCTCCTCGTGAAAATGTAATGGACATATAAGGCTGTCAATGTGGACATTAGACGTTCTTAACATTCGATCTGTATACTTTAGGAGACTGTGAGGGACATTCTACCTACCGTAGTCCTCTAGCAGCTGTTTCTGTAGCTGTGGCAAGGTGAGCCTGTCCTGAGAGGAGCTGCTGCCATCATCATCAAAACATACTTGATTCAGCTACAGAGGGAAAGAATCATGCAATTGGAATTTAGATAACAGCAGATATCACGTCAAAAAGCACAGCAATATTTGCATAACCATTCCTTACATTGGGAGCGGGCTTCCATTTGCAAGCATGTGAAGAAGGAATATTGTAATAATACTATACCTTAAGCCAGAGATAGTCTTCTGTTTTATCCGCCACTTCTCCATGGTTATCGCTGATGTCACATTTCCCAATGAGGCAATAAACGGCTCGCTTGTACGGATTGGCGCTGTTCCTCAGCACTCTGCGGTAGTGGAGGCGTAGCTTGTTCTCGGAAGTTGGGGAGAGGCTAAAACAATGGCCACGAAGCAAAACAGAAGATGAGGAGCGACTCTTCAAGTGTGTATATGTAAAACATAAGCCACCGCTCCTGACCGTCTGTCTGGGCTGTTTGCGTACTCCTGGAACCAGGTTTTGAAGTCTCCTAACTGGTGTTGCACTCGGTTGATCACATGCATCGCTGCGTTTAGGTCTCCACACCGGAGACAGTAGTAGATCACAGCCCACACTGGGTGGCCCTCTATTTCACCGTCCTGGTGTATGAGCACACATTAACAGTTAATGCATATTcagacagtgtgtgtgtgtgtgtgtgtgtgttagtcttgggcaataaataaattaagtcAAATTTATCTAATACATGATTAAAAATTTCTCAGATAATTACTGTTTCTCTGATATAATTGCTGGTCCATACAATCAATAGTTTAGACTAAAAAAATCTGGGTGCCCAAACATTTTCATATTACTCTTTGTATGGTACATTGAAAGCAAGTGTTACCTGCATGCCAGGCAAAGGACTCGGCAGTTTGATGTTAAGAAAACTGTGCACAAGTTGGTACGTTCCTGGCACCCCTCCCAGTTGGGCCTGGTGAAGGTTCCCGAACACAGTAACCAAGGTGTAATTCTTATAACTGAAAGATAGGTGACACAATCCATAGTACTTCAGTCAGGTGCAATATTAACTCATTTGCTATCATTGATGTCTGTTAAACCTCATCAAATAGGTATATGAGGATGGTCCAGatttaattgaataaaatgatcattttattcTTTATGTTTACCTGTTTGCAAGGAAGTCAATGGCCTGCCGTACGAACGCCATTTGCATTTCTACTGAAGTGCGACTCTTCAATGTATCTTTGGCAGGAACGAGCAAAACATCGCTTATCTGTTTCACCATCAGCCACATTTCTGACACATTCTAAAGGGAGGATTACAGCTAATAAGAAATGCCAACATCCGAGAATGTAAACAGAAGAAGAATATCTGCAGTTAGATGTAATGATACTACCTTGTCATCCAAGCTTTCTGCGACGGAAGCACATAAATCCCCCAGATTGGGCTGAATGTGGCCATTGACAATCTTCTCATTGAATACGTAGATCTAAATGAAGTGgcagttattaaaaaaactaaaaggaaaATAACCTAGATTACATTGTATTACACCAtgagggaaaataaaataaaacatacccTTACATGTCCAGCTTCCCTACTAAACACATAACCTTAAGCCCATCGAGTGAAATGGTTCAcgacaaaaaacaacagaaaaactATTAGGATACTAAACAGGTCGtcaaaaaagaagacaaaaacaagaaaaatgatgCTGCATGCAATGTGTCGACACATAGTGTAAAGACGTGGATCAGACAGAGAGAGGGAATGTCAGAGTGGCTAACCGGTGAGGAAAAGCAATGGGAGAGACACAGAATGTACCCATTGTTGGTCTATCAATCAATATGTTTGATCTGTATTACTGTGACCTCATTGCCGAGGCATGGTGCATTTCAATGTTATCCGCATAACACTTAAAATCaaattactatatatatagatataaaacaaattaCCCTTTGACATAAACAGCTCACATAAATTATCAGGCAATGCCTTCATTTTATCCAAATACTTTTGTACACTGCATGAAAAGGTTAAAATTCTGAAATGCTTATGACCAATTGTTAGGAGTCATCTCCATTATGTCTCCCAAAGCACAGATGCGTTTGCATTTCACATACTGCCAacaatattttagaaaaataataaatgtatagGTTTAATAACCAATAGGGATTTCCATTAAAATAGGGACTAAGGTAATTTTCCAAGTTTTTCCAATGGCAAGTGcagattttgatttgattgtttCGCAAATGGTAGATTTTCAAATTAGTGTAGTCTGCCAGCATTCAAGCAGTGTTTGGTCGTGTCAGTCATGTGACATGCACTCCCCTGCCCTTTGCCAAGACAATGCAAATGAAGGTGAGGGCTGAAAAAAATGAGAGCAAAGGCTAAAGGGTATCTTTGAAAAGGGCTGCTAAAAACAAGGCTGCATCTGAGGTTgtgaaaaataagtttaaaattTCATGTTTTGGTGCCACTTTTAAAAAGATCATTAGAGAAGTTCCAAATGTTCTCCAGAGAACACTGTGGACATAAAGTATAATTTAGATCCAGCACAGATGTTTCTGCTGAAAGAGGAAGAATCTGACTTCTAAAACATAACAGAAAAGGTGTCTCAATGATGAAGcaaagtgtttgtttgttttttactgtaACATAGCTGTCCTGCCATGATTGGCCAATGGATTTACTCACCTGACGTCCATAGGCCACCTCCACACTGTCCAAAGCACTTCTTCCTGGCGCCGTTATGTCACTTACAAAACTGGGCTACAACAAAAAGATGCCAAAAATCACCTAAACGTGATGCATACAAGCACCAAATGTTCTCAATGTACACACGTTCTTTTCATTCTCAAGAAAATTGTGAAGGATGGATTTGTTCCCATTTGTCCCCATCAGCACCACTTATAATAGATGAATACACATGAATATGTTCAAATATAATATTACAAATGCATAAAGAAATGGTGATCACCAAGTTTAGATAGATTGGTAAATcatttttaggaaatatataaaacatagCTAGGGTGAAAATCTGAAATCATCATTTGATGTAACAGATATGACATAATGAGAGCAAAAATGATGCTTTCTGAAGCTGCTATAATAAACAGCAGAGAAAGTCAAACCTGTGAAATATACCAAAAATAGACACAAATCCTTTTGTCTTCATTATTTAAAAGCAGGATTTAGATGTCTATTTTGGGAAAAGTTGCTATTATGGGAGCAAATAGGCCACATATTTCTTTTGTATTACTTTGTTTTGTTGCAAATGTAAAGGCTTGCATAGTACCTCCACATCTTGACTGAAGTCAAGGGCATCTTCACCTGCTCCGAGAAGAGTGTGCAAAACTCTCTGCTTTACCTGCTCCCACTGAACCAGCATGGACTCCCGATGATACTCTTCAGCCAGAAGGAATGTCTGAAAGATGCATTGCATCGTTTCAGGTGCACAGTCAAAACGCCAATGTGTGCTACACCCAGAGGAAAACTAACAAATCGATATTAATAGTGTTTTACAGGGACAAATTGTTCACTTACGTCATGTAAATATTCTTGTACAAGGAgaaacatcacacacatactcaAAGAAATGGTGTTGATAGCTGCCTCTAGAAACAAGTATAGGTTGCGAAACCCCATCAGGAATTGTCTATTTTAACCCTCCACAGAGACTCCACGTGAGCTAATGGGAACATTAGATAATTAATTCCTTCCCATCACCAGCTCAGGGAGATACCAATCTGGACTGGAGCCCCCATTAACCGAGTTAAATTTGGGACTACCTAAATCTCTCCGCTCATTGCTGGAGCAATATGCCAATGCAAAATGTGTGCCAATTGACTGTTAAGTCTCTATGACGTTTGTAACTCATCCAGTAGAACTCTTTTTGGCTCTTGCAATATTACTGCTGTTATATTTAATACCTAATAAATTTCAAGGGATTTCAAGGGAGCTTCAAGGCTGGCTCAAGGTTAAACACAATTACACAAGTCTTGCCAGCatgaaaaaacattcaaagtCCACATATCTGGATACCAGGTCTCAAATTATAATGATAtagataaatatacatatatgattTTTAATGATATTATTTTCATAAACTATTCTCA
Proteins encoded in this window:
- the nup93 gene encoding nuclear pore complex protein Nup93 isoform X2, giving the protein MDAEGFGELVQQAEQLAAETEAVSELPHVERNLQEIQQAGERLRSRTLTRTSQDAADVKASILLGSRGLDIFHISQRLESLSAATTFEPLEPVKDTDIQGFLKNERDNALLSAIEESRRRTFLLAEEYHRESMLVQWEQVKQRVLHTLLGAGEDALDFSQDVEPSFVSDITAPGRSALDSVEVAYGRQIYVFNEKIVNGHIQPNLGDLCASVAESLDDKNVSEMWLMVKQISDVLLVPAKDTLKSRTSVEMQMAFVRQAIDFLANSYKNYTLVTVFGNLHQAQLGGVPGTYQLVHSFLNIKLPSPLPGMQDGEIEGHPVWAVIYYCLRCGDLNAAMHVINRVQHQLGDFKTWFQEYANSPDRRLSPTSENKLRLHYRRVLRNSANPYKRAVYCLIGKCDISDNHGEVADKTEDYLWLKLNQVCFDDDGSSSSQDRLTLPQLQKQLLEDYGESHFSASQQPFLYFQVLFLTAQFEAAVAFLFRVERLRSHAVHVALVLYELRLLLKSSGQSAQLLSQEPGDPPTVRRLNFIRMLMLYTRKFESTDPREALQYFYFLRNEKDSQGESMFMRCVSELVIESREFDMLLGRLEKDGSRRPGVIDKFAGDTRAIISKVALEAENKGLFEEAVKLYELAKNPDKVLELMNRLLSPVIAQVSAPQSNKERLKNTAVAIAERYRTQGIAGDKFIDSTFYLLLDLMTFFDEYHTGHIDRAYDIMERLKLLPLNQESVEERVAAFRSFSDEVRHNLSEVLLASMNILYTQYKRLKGAPAGTPGRVQRTLNDRDTLRSQAQALITFAGMIPYNMAGDTNARLVQMELLMS
- the nup93 gene encoding nuclear pore complex protein Nup93 isoform X1, with protein sequence MDAEGFGELVQQAEQLAAETEAVSELPHVERNLQEIQQAGERLRSRTLTRTSQDAADVKASILLGSRGLDIFHISQRLESLSAATTFEPLEPVKDTDIQGFLKNERDNALLSAIEESRRRTFLLAEEYHRESMLVQWEQVKQRVLHTLLGAGEDALDFSQDVEPSFVSDITAPGRSALDSVEVAYGRQIYVFNEKIVNGHIQPNLGDLCASVAESLDDKNVSEMWLMVKQISDVLLVPAKDTLKSRTSVEMQMAFVRQAIDFLANSYKNYTLVTVFGNLHQAQLGGVPGTYQLVHSFLNIKLPSPLPGMQDGEIEGHPVWAVIYYCLRCGDLNAAMHVINRVQHQLGDFKTWFQEYANSPDRRLSPTSENKLRLHYRRVLRNSANPYKRAVYCLIGKCDISDNHGEVADKTEDYLWLKLNQVCFDDDGSSSSQDRLTLPQLQKQLLEDYGESHFSASQQPFLYFQVLFLTAQFEAAVAFLFRVERLRSHAVHVALVLYELRLLLKSSGQSAQLLSQEPGDPPTVRRLNFIRMLMLYTRKFESTDPREALQYFYFLRNEKDSQGESMFMRCVSELVIESREFDMLLGRLEKDGSRRPGVIDKFAGDTRAIISKVALEAENKGLFEEAVKLYELAKNPDKVLELMNRLLSPVIAQVSAPQSNKERLKNTAVAIAERYRTQGIAGDKFIDSTFYLLLDLMTFFDEYHTGHIDRAYDIMERLKLLPLNQESVEERVAAFRSFSDEVRHNLSEVLLASMNILYTQYKRLKGAPAGTPGRVQRTLNDRDTQLRSQAQALITFAGMIPYNMAGDTNARLVQMELLMS